The stretch of DNA aaggacaaggtaaaattaccacTGGTTTTAATAGCAAGTTGgggcaggtagtttatcctgtgcccctccgacttttagttcatacaattgaaaatactgcattatttatgggacgacacaatatatatacatatctaaatacacacatgcatacgcatgcatatatttgtatgtgtttatctatatatttatgtgaatgtaaTGTAACAGTATCAATCTATAAATCGTGGTAAAAGCAGCTGGTTACCTCCCAATATGAACTAGGcttgtacaaaaaatacaaatgaatCACTAATTGATAAGTTTATTAACCAATACATCAAAAACACTTCGTCCCATATCGAGATTGGACAGAAAATTCTGATAAGATGAcgtatgtggtctgatcaataagtatccggactattgccacagtatccggactattgccacagtatccggactattgccacagtatccggactattgccacagtatccggactattgccactcctctccatacactttctgcaactttgcgtaggcctctgagtaggtatcgccatgacaactttctctgtcaggGTCAAtgacacatcttccttccaagtactgcagtaaacagcggaagtgagctagaacattaagacttagtgcgcatgcacagcagagttcaaggtcaatctttgccaagcggcttcactctgcgtggtttagctttgttactatggcaacagttcggatacttattgatcagaccttttATACTATACAACTACAGTTCACAAGCATCAAATGTTTTTTATTAGAAAGAATTACGCAAAAAAATTGTGtgagaactgtatatatatatatatatatatatatatagagagagagagagagagagagagagagagagagagtgagagagagagagagagacacgcatTGCAAACTAtttcaaaagtaaatatatataattataatatatataattttctattttgacattATTTCATGATTTCTGCAGATTTGTCAAGCGACCAAATATCTCCACGACCAAAACATCACACATCGAGATCTTAAGCTGGAAAATCTTCTCTTAGACCAAAGTAACTCAGTAAAGATTACAGATTTCAGCTTTGCCAAACTTAATCCGAAACACGATCTCAGTCGAACGTACTGTGGATCGAAATCGTACGCATCTCCAGAAATATTGACTGGAGAACCATATGACCCACATAAAGCTGATGTTTGGGCTATTGGTGCTATAATGTACATCATATGTACCGGTAAGATGCCATTTAACGAAAACAGGGGTTTGAAAAAAATCCTTGAAGAACAAAAGAATCTTGTTTTTCCGTGGTTTAGATTTCAACTCTCCGAATGTTTTCAAAAGTTAATATgttgtatatttacttataattatatCAAGAGACCCTCGATTGAAGTTATACTTGAAAGTGAATGgctcaaagagaaaaaaagttcACTTCAATCTCTGCCTGATAATGAAAAGGATATGTAGAGCGGAAAGGGGTTACAAATAGCACCTTCTTCCAACTCTCCAAACCCCACCCCTAGTATTCCACCTTCGAATTCTGAACGCTCCTTAATTGTTTGGAATTTATCTGTGACCATTTCTTTGTCCcaccccctcttcttcttcttcttcttcttcttcttcttcttcttcttcttcttcttcttcttcttcttcttcttcttcttcttcttcttcttcttcttcttcttcttcttcttcttcttctctttctactactactactacctcaacTAGCTATGTAATgagatgtttatttttttaaataaaaacgaacaagatcagaaaacaaataaaaaataaatggtttattataataaaatttatttatattattattcagtagtaatTTTTTACACGTGTTTTCATAGCgctaccgagcgcagttctgtgtaACTTGGTTATGTGTTGTagtttgttttgttgctgttattttttgcaAGTAGTTTACGTAAGATgggtgcggtgcctagtagtgtcattttttgttttatatgtattcataagtCCTAGTATTTTAGTTATGaaatttgtctgaatgttttttaatcACACCTAATGTACCTGTTATTATAGGTATGGCTTCTGCTTTTAAGCTCCACATTTGAGTTATCTCTACTTCCAGATTTCTGTATTTTGAGAATTACTCTTTTTAGAGATACATCATCATCTGTTGGGATTGATGCATCGATTAGAAGGCatttttcttgatgatctctgacaactatatctggtataTAAGCCtgaatttctctctctgtgtgtatttgcatatccCAGAGTGTAgttgctttgtcattttctgagacTTTTCTGGAGTGTACCTATACCATCTTCTTTCTGCTGTCATTCCATAATGTTCCATAGCTTCTAGTGTATATAGGTTCCAACTGTGATATGCCTGTGGATATATTCCGTCTTAggcaggactgggcagccagaggcaatatgatttattgtttcttccccATCACCGCATATTCTAcagttatttgttatatttttcttcattatgaGTTTCCTGTGGTTTCTGGTGaggaggctttgatcttgtgctgcaattaaaaatccttcagtctctgctttgagtccaaaagaattttactttgtctatttattttccGTTTAACTTATTCCCGATTTGCCATGTAAAGGCTTTTCttaccatcgttttatcatggcattTTGCTGTTCCAGTTTTGGTTTGGATTTCAGATGTtttacagtttttgttgtttcttcttttcttcatagttgtcaggtactatgacttctttcttctatttttcagtttccttaaagacagaaaacagcTTTTTGTTTTGCACGTGTTTTGTGGCTGTTTATATCAGTTTTCCTAGCTTTTGAATTAGATATTTCTGTAATCctatgacaattacaagaatatagatacatgtataacatataagAGTTTATAAGAGTTTTCTAGTTGTATAAGGCCTTTACCACCTTTAATTcgttgtatatataatctttctatgtcagattttgggtggtgcatcctaagttctgtcattatttttcttgttttcctgtctagttTGATTtgttcatttagagtccagttaagaatattgtaactgtaacttataactgggacggctagagtgttgatacctattatcttgtctTTTGATTTGAGTTCTGTTtttagtattaatctaactcgtctatagtattccttCCTTATCTTCCCATTCATTCGtctgtgttgtatcgtatctagtttaTTGATCCCTAAATATTTgcatgtctggctttggtctaattctcttatttcatttgctttatctagtgtgatattGTTACTGTTAACtagtttcctcttttcaaggttgctttgacacatttttctaaaccgaattttatgtttatttctttgataaAGCCATACATTGTATGTAGTAATATTTCCACTTGTTTATCATTTGCATCATACgattttaaatcatccatatacaaGAGATGGTTGATTGCTTTACTGTAACAGTTGTATCCATAACCAGTTCAGTTTAGAATTTTAGTTAAAAGTATCAGTGTCAGGtggaaaaggagtggagagagcaagtctccttggaatattcttcttctaatggggatgactTTAGTTTTTGTCTGGAGCTGCAGCATTGTTTGCCATTTACTCatgaaatgatttatatattttattattatttgtactacCTTGTTCGTGGTTAGTGTTTCCTGGATCCTTGTGTGGAGAATATTGCCAAAAGCCTTTCGAAAATCGATCATGGCTTTATTGATTAATaactgatctttacagccatatgagcctttgcaaCATCCCTTCTGCTCTTATGGAAACaagttgttttcttccagatgtttGTCCATTCTCTGCTGTACTATTACAGTTAAGGTTTTGAAAATTGTAGGGAAGCATATTATGGCTATGTAGTTTTGTGGATTTGTCGTTTCAGTGCATTTGGAAATTAGGATGGTTTTCTCTTCTGTGAGCCATTCAGGCGTTGTCTCTGTCCCTGTTAGTATCTCATTGAATGTCTCGGCTATCGCCTTGTGTATtcctaataaatattttaaccaaAAATTGGGGATCTTGTCGTGGCCGGGCGCCTTCCAGTTGCTAAGTTTTTGCAGTGCCTTAGTGACTTCTTCCGTTGTTACAGGCATCCGAAGTTGTTCAGATgctgtctttatattttgaatagATTTTTTTCTGAGGTTGTTCCTTCGCCGACCATACTTTTTTTCCACAATTCCTCACTTCTTCTGCtcactattttatttttgccaggtTCTTGGTAGAATCGTTTTGGCGTGAAGTTCAGCTGTCTGTTCTGTTCAAAGAATCGTTGGAGTTTCTCATACCGACAGATTCTTTGTGCTATgacaaggatatcttgcttcagctgttcttttatctcaggtataCTTTGTtctgtaatttcgtattttcgttGTACTTTTCAAAGTTTTAATACACAAACAAAAGCAGTAAAACGAAAAATTAAGAAACACCATAATAGACAACATGCTTaacaacaatagaaacaacagcagcagtaataaataaaatatccatatacatgcatatactacgTTGAACGAAAATAACAACATATTGCTATCTTTCACAAACGTTCCTTGGAGCAAAATGTACCCTACATGTGAAATATTTTGCTGAGATCACAAAAGCCTGACTGCATTTTGATCACGAGACAGATACCAGCCAACCACACCGTGACGTGCGAGAAGGAAATAACTTACTTATACTTTGCCAAAGATACAGCTTTCTTTGTTTCATCAAACGAAGACTTGGAAGCAATCCTGGCAAATATTTTAAGTGATATCTTTATTGGTAGAAAGAAGGTGTATGGCACCATAAGTGTTATCTTTAAAACAGAGGACAGAGTAAAATCCAAAGACAATTTGTTCGAGACAACTTGTTCATATATGAGTCCCACCAAATTTCTCTCCGCTAGCAAAATAACCAAGTgcacattttgcaccaaaagccaatgtgAGTTTCTTTCATGGTAACTAGCGTAATATAGTTTGTTTTAACAGAACATCCATGcttaagtgggaataaatattacctctcggtaCTAATACTACCTCTATCACTAATaacaagctcactggctaatCACGACACCAGTGCCTGTTCTGGCATTTATTCTATGTATCGCTGGTGGGGAAATGAATCGCTGCTATCTCCAGCGTTCGAGCGTTCATCATTGACGATACCAAGGAAGgtcaaaatcacgtgatctggtggTTTCGGCATTAGAGGTGGCGAGGATTTATCTCCCCGCAAGCCTTATAAACAagtgtgcattttgcaccaaaagcctatGTGAGAGTTTTTCTTAtatctaccgcagtatagtttgttctaacagaagaTCCACATTTAAGTGATGCTAAATATTACTACAAGAATTACTGTCAGAGACATCTTTGACGACATCAGCCCTTAACTATACAAAACTTACGAAGCACAATATAAGCAGGTAGTTATTTCCGATGCAACTTTTGGAGATATATGGTTGGATACGGTTACATACGAGTCCTCGTGACCCTGTAAGGATAGAAAGCAACTGCAAAACTGTATCCAGGAAATGGTGCTGAGACGAATACCTTAAAACTCAGCCTTAGAAGACTTTGTAATCAAATAAAACATCCAATACGCCACAACGTGGATTTTGGGGCGTTATGGGATGGcttagaaaagttttaatcgaaCTTTATGCATATCAGATTGTATGAGGAAAATGGATGACCTGATAAGAAAACTAATGGAGAATTTGTGACACAATAAGctaaaataattgaagaaaattcttattggttaaaacaaacatttaatgtTGATGGAGCTAGTCTATTCTAAAAGGATATAGAAATTTTATACCAAGAGCAGAAAAACCGGTTTGTGGATTCAAAATACCGAAAAGTTAAATCACATTGTTTTTGAAATGCAATGAATTAAGTGACTTTCATAATGCCTTGTTAATTAAcgggatttttttttcattcacgtACAATGAGAGGACTGAATAAAAATAGCCTCTTTAGTTCAATAGCATGCGAATAAAAAATCATGGCTGACTGCTACAATATTCGAAAACGTTTTATCAAAACTTTGTGAAGCTGAAATTTAtactaaaacaaaaatgatgactTTGAAATGTTATTACAAACTGATAACGCTCCACAGCATCCTTGTAATTTAAAACACCTCAACGCTACTGCTCTGTTTTTATTGTGTATCAATAATACAATTCTTATCCAACTATTATTTAGTTCACGTAATAAGAgagggaccacatgtggtcactctaacgctagaaatagatccgcaaagggaaccTACCACTAAAtaattgttctcaagcattaattcaacactgaactaatgcttgagaacaattctttagtggtggattccctttgcggatctatttctagcgttagagtgaccacatgtggtccctctcttattacttgtattaataatttttactgtatcacagttttttttacgctaggccacttggtgttttaaattgatgttattaattaatattcaattttttcacccttattgtgattttaattattatttagttcACGGTATACTTTGTAAGTATAAGacaaattatgttaaatattccTACAAAAATACTGGGTGGTGGGAAAGAAAACTTGTGACTAATTTCAGGAGTATAAAACTatgatacatttctaaatatccgAGAGATTTATACTGTAGTAACACGATGAAGTGGTAAAATATtatcaacttaacgtgacagtcccatgaaagagaatactactactgctatttagccctaggaagcaccgcttcctgtcggcctcctgggtggaggtgcttatctccccctttgtaaacataaggacacaggaattgtgtcaaggccgacaggaagcggtgcttcctagggctaaatagcagtagtattcttccctttcatgggactgtcacattaagttgacaacataccaaaACTATTTAtgttcttcattatatataaagaaaatcaaggtggtgagcaggcagaatcgttagcacgccggacgaaatgcttagccgtatttcgtccgtcgctatgttctgagttcaaattccaccgagatcgactttgcctttcatcctttcgagacactggggttgatataatcgattagtcccctacccccgaatttcaggccttgtgccttcagtagaaaagattataaatgAAAAAGATTGCCATAGCAATTCACGAAATTTAGAAAACCACCTTATATACGTACAATTTCGAAAGCCATTTTGCTGGGTTTAGTTCTGAATGGTAGTGAagctgaaacaaaaaaatcttaAATCAGAcaaagtagtagcagtagtagtaaatattcttttctagtctagatacaaggcccgaaattttgggggaggaggccagtcgattagctcgatctcagtacacaactggtacttaatttatcgaccccgaaaggatgaaaggcaaagtcgacctcggcggaatttgaactcagaacgtaaagatagacgaaatacccatttctttactacccacaaggggctaaacacagaggagacaaacaaggacagacagacgggttaagtcaattatatcaaccccagtgcgtaactggtacttaatttatcaaccccgaaaggatgaaaggcaaagtcgacctcggcggaatttgaactcagaacgtaacggcagacgaaatgctgcttggcatttcacccggcgtactaacgtttctgccagctcaccgccttagtagtAGTAAATATTGAAGCAAGCAAGCACCACAGATACAGCTCCCATAAATAGTAATATTTACGAAAATTACCGACAGCGCTGCCAAAGGTTTTTTTCAAAACGTACAGAATCTGATCAAAACGTACAGAATCTTACTGAAGCCCCCAAATACAGACAAAACgaactttttatacatttttttttatttggaaaacGTTTATTGAAACGTTGAATGTTTggatatcaaaaagaaaaatcattttcgTGAGGAGGTTCTCTGTTGTACCAATTGTTTTTCAAATAATGTTTTACAAAGTTGTTCATCCGGCTCCCACGTCGTACAATCGATATTTCGTAACAAAGTTTTTGACCTCATAAGAGCTTTAAGCGTAGAAGTTTTCAAGCAATTTCAATTTTTAGTTTTGATATTGTGGAAAACAGAGAAAATTCTTTCTGACGATGCAGAGGAGTGTGGTAAAGAATGAAGACTGAGTATGAAGGATGACAACAGTGGATAGCGGTACTCATCACCACATTTCTCTTGTGAAACAGCAAACCAAAATTTTTCTGGATCATTATACGGGATAAAAGAACAACTTTGAACCGTCAAGTGGCGCCATTTCTGAATAATTTCTTCGAAATCTTTTTCATCACAAAGACTTGAGAATCGCATGATAAGTGATATAATTGACCTTGGCCTTCCTTTAATTATGTTGGTTGGGTCCAACGCCTCTAGTAATCCCAAATTGTCCTGCATATCGCAAGACGAAAACCGCACGAGCATTTGATTTGAAAAACTAACAAAGAATCACAGTATATTCTGTCGGAAAGTCAACAATTCATCAGAGGCAATGGTGGTAGCATTTTCGTATAAAATTCTTTCAGCTGCAGCACCAAAGTAGATACAATCTAATGGTTAGTGTGTCGTTGCATCGTTGACATTAATTTCACACACATTGATAACAGAAAGTAAGTCAGGTCTGATGAAAATGCTCAAAATTCCCTCCATTCCAGCGTTGATGGCTCTTTTAAGCTTATGCATCCGATAGCCTTCAGCCTGGAATTCCTGATTAAGTTTGTTAACGTTgtttaaaatgaaagagagaaatgctAAATACATATTTGTGAGAGGATTCTTCATTTCAGTGAGAATGCGTCGAGCCGTAATCGGAGACCCACCTCTAATGTTGCTTGTGTGAAATATGCCAGCAGTGTTGGCCACTGCTCTAAAATGCGCTGCACATCTTGCTTGAGAGACAGCCATCTAGTGCAACTTGCATGCAGGATTTTGTGAGGATCAATTAAAGCTATTTTCTACACATCTTTGAATTCACTGATACACTTAGAACTGTGACTAAAGTGTGCATAAATACTTCGTGTCAATTCTTCGACAGAATTCGGCAATTCATTGCACGCGTTTGGTGAACATAAGTTTAAAGAATGACAAACACAGGCTTGCACAAAAAGATCTAGCCTATTCTGCTTTAACACATTGTTTGCGTCCCATCATAACATTTGCATTATCACAGGTGAAACCTATCAAAATTTCTAGAGAAATAGCGTGTTCGTTTAAAAATGATAGAAGACAGTTGTGTATACCCGTAGCACTGCAAGCCTGTATTTCTATAAGTGTAAGAAAATCGTCGACTGTCTTTTGAATTTCAACGTCATAAAATCTGCAAACCAGGACAAGTTGTTTTAGTGTTGAAACATCAGTTGTTTAATTAATAACGAGTGAGAATTTTGATGAATGAAGCTTTTTTTAATAAAGCGTTGAAGCCGTAGGGGCCAAAGGCTTTAAGGAAGATGTATGTGCCTTTCGTTCGGGCACACCTTGCATCCTGGGCGATTTTAGAACCATGACAGGCGTTTGCAACAAGGCCAGGTAAGTGGTCCAAAATCGAAATTGGGAGATTATGCTCAGCAACAAATGCACAGTATTTTAATTCAGCAGCTGCTACTTTCTTGGAATGTGAAGAAAACGATGAGGCCTCGACATAATTGGTAAA from Octopus sinensis linkage group LG2, ASM634580v1, whole genome shotgun sequence encodes:
- the LOC115225628 gene encoding testis-specific serine/threonine-protein kinase 3-like; the encoded protein is MPSPQRKRKVTPFTTLLNFVPYKKPLNYVHSDLKQSTKSSTRSGSNQPTYRQILSDHNYSLIKSLGSGSYSKVKLAQNSKKTSLKVAVKIVNLSKAPSDFLKRFLPRELEIWPKIEHQNIIRFFDSFEDSGYVYMILEYASNGDMLTYIQKYGPIPEIQSRGIANQICQATKYLHDQNITHRDLKLENLLLDQSNSVKITDFSFAKLNPKHDLSRTYCGSKSYASPEILTGEPYDPHKADVWAIGAIMYIICTGKMPFNENRGLKKILEEQKNLVFPWFRFQLSECFQKLICCIFTYNYIKRPSIEVILESEWLKEKKSSLQSLPDNEKDM